In Ignavibacteriota bacterium, the genomic window AGTATTAAGAACTCATCACACGAACGGAGGTTTTCTTTGATGGTGTCATTGATAGATTCTCCTCCAGCAATGTCACGCTCATCCAAAAATGTTCGAGCGTAATATTTCGACACCTTCTCCTCAATTAGCCGAGACATCTGACGCGCAATCCATCTGTCCTTTGTAGAATGACTAATAAATATAGTGTAACTCTTATTCCTATTTCGACGGGGCATTACAATTTTATTGTAAAAATTAGAATGATGTTAATGCGTTGTTCACTTCTTCGTATGGCGGTTCGTTGCCCGGCGAGTCGGAAATCCAAGCGTACTTTACCACGCCATTTGCATCAAGCACAAACACAGCGCGCTTCGATGCCGAGTAGCCTTTCAGTCCTGCAAAATCATCATGCACACCTGCATATTGTTTGATGGTTTCGCGTGACCAATCGCTGAGCATCGGGAAGGTTAATTTGTTAGCGTCGGCGAATGCTTTGTTTGCAAACGGGGAATCAACGCTGATACCGACAACCTGTGCATTGAGTGTGGAAAGATTTGCGGCGGCATCGCGGAAGGTGCACATTTCTTTTGTGCAAACGCCGGTGAATGCGCCGGGTAAAAATGCGAGAACGGTTTTCTTTCCGAGAAATTCCGAGAGTGAACGTTCTTTTCTGTCTGTGTCAACGAGTGTAAAATTGGGGGCTGTGTTTCCAACTGAAAGAGCCATTTGTGTTCCTTTTGATATTGTTTGAAATGATTTCGATTGAATTGAGTTGCAAAAGTAATTTTTGCGGTACAAAATTAGGAAAAGCCCGCCTCAAATCCAAAAGGGGAAATTTTAAAAATCTACACGGAGAGCAATGCCAAAATCGCGGTCAAGCGTGGAGAGATTGTTTGAAAAATCATTTCGTTTGATGAACTGATATCGTGCATCAAAAAATACCTCGTTTACAATTTCGTAGGTGATGAACGCCTGACCAACGTAAGTGTTGATGCGATTGCCAGCCAGAAATTCCTGCTCTTGCGGGTCCGTATCTCGATGTGGAATAAGAAAGTTTCCACCGACATTTTGAATCAAGATTTCATGTGAATCGAAAACATTTTCGCCTTCTCTCTGCATTTCGAATCGAAGTGATGTTGAGAGGCGATGCGTCGGTTGATAATCAAACTTGAAGAACCAACTATCGGAGTTCGGTCCGATGTGGTGGCTCATAATTCTGCCGAGACTTCCATAGTCATTATCTCTGGAACGATTGTGAGAGAAGATGTATGGCTCGGCACGTGTGTATTCGATGGCGAGTGAAGTATTGTCAACATTGAATGGGTCAACAACCATTGCTCCGAGTTGATAGGCAAATTTATTTTGCACGGAACTTGTTCCCCACTTCGGAAAATTAATATCGTCGAAAACTATTGATGCATGAATCTCCGTATTGTTAATGAAGTGAGTTTTCGCATCGAATGACCAAAGCACGTTGTCTCGTTCTTCCCGTGAACGCTGTGCTGATTCAATAAATGTTACAGGATTCAAGTACGCAAGGTCAGGAGAACGATTACTGTAAATAACCATCTCCTGAAAACCAAGTGCAAGTTTGGATGAGAAAGCAAACTCGAAACGGTGCGCACCGAAATATTTATCTGCAAGTACCGGTTCAGAAAAAGTATTATCATAGCGATGAAAGGTCGTCATAGTCTTCTGTCCCATCAACCATGCATGAAGAAATGTATATTTGAATGATTTGTACTCAATATCCGCACGAATGAAATCGTATAATCGTACATTATCGGAAAGAATCATCTTATCGCCGTAGCCGTTGCCCCACAACAATCGCTCACGTCCAATTTGCGCTGAGACTATTCCGCTCGCGTATCGAGCGTAGCCTTCGACAAAGTCAAAGTTCTGTGCATCGGTAATTCCCAGTGTATATGCCTGACTGATTTGTTTGTCCCTTCTCAAGACATCACGGCTTCCCCAGAACTGTGCATTCGTTACTTGAAGATAGAAGCCGAGTTTGTCATAGATTGTTCCACGAACTCTTCCACCAAATTGGAGAAACTCCGAGTGTTGCTTTCCGAGTGCATCCCCTTCACTTCGCAGTGCATCGAATGTTAGCAATCCATCAACAAAGAGATTAACAACAGAATCGTTGTAAGAGTACAAATACTTTTCGGCTTCGTTGAACCTTTCTCCCTCAATCCACTGCACGCCGTTTGTATCAATCAATGAATACGACTTATCAAAACTTTGAGAAATATCGAACTGAAATTCAGTAATAAAATCCTCCAGTTGCAATCTCTCAGTTTCCGTGAGATAAGATTGCTTATCAATTAATTGTTGAAGGAAGATTGCCACTTGATTTCGAGATAGTGGTAAAATTGCATCACGATACTTTTCGATTACACCCTTCACTTCCATCCGCTTCAAAAAATAATAGACAGGATTACTCACCGGAACATTCTCCACCTGCGCATCAACACCAATGACGAATGACAAATAACAAATGACAATAAATAAATATTTCTTCACAGCTATTCTTAGAAGTAAAGTCCGTACCAAATCGCAGAAGGAGAAATGCGTACCGCCGGCATCGGTAAATGGAAATAGTTCAACGATTCGCTGAGTGTTTTCATCCACGGAACATCTTGCGGTAATATTTTCGTCATGTCAACATCGAGTGCGAGAAACCAAACCGGATACGGTTCGTTCGTCGTGCCGACAATATCTCGTGCGCCGTAGCCAACAGCAAGACAAAGAAACTCAGGCATAATATTTTTTATCGGTTCAGGTGTGATTGTTTTGAAATGCGTCGTCAGCCAGAATGTTTGTCCTTCGTAATCATCCATGAGGAGATGTTGTTGACCTTGAAAACCTGTTCCGCCGGGACGATTGAGTAGATCAGACGGAAGATAACTGAATTTCAAATCGAAATTATCGAGCACCGGAACATGATGTTGAGCGAGGGGCCAGGCGGCTCCGGCAACATCCATTGCAAAATCTACGCGGTCAAATCCCCACGTGGAAAATCCATCTTCAACTTCAAGAAATGTTTGGAACAACAAACTTCCACCCGCTCCGTACCAGAGCGATTGCTCTTCATCCACATTCGACCATTGCAACGATTGAGAGATAACATACGTCAACGCGGATGCGCCATGAAAATGTCCAATCTTATCCACGCCAAGACTGTATGATAAATCTTCCTGAAAATGAAACGAGGTTCGGTTATCCTTCCACCAACCATTTTGTTGGTAAATGTGAATCGCGGTCATTGAACCAACTAATGCGCCACTGACGAGAGAAAGGCGAGTGTAGTTGATTTCTTCGTTTACTGTATCAGTAAGTTTGTCGGTTAACAAAATAGATGTATTTGTAATAGCAGACGGAACAGATTCTTCATCCCGCTCTACGAGCCGTAGGCTAAAGCGGGATTCGTTCGGAATGACGCTGGTGTTGTTTATGGAAAAATGTTTTTCACGTTGGGCTAAACATGGTGAAGTGACAAACCAAGAACTACAAACCACAAACCACAAACCACAAACCATCAACCGAATCATAAACACTTAGTTCAAGACGTATGAAGTTTTTCTCTGAAATACTCCAGAGTTTTCTTCAATCCCTCCGCGCGAGGCACTTTCGGTTCCCATCGGAGAATCTCTTTCGCTTTGGTAATATCCGGCTGACGGACTTTCGGGTCATCTTCCGGCAGTTCTTTAAAAATGATTTTGCTTGAACTGTTTGCAAGTTGAATGATTTCCTCAGCGAGTTGAATCATAGGGATTTCATCCGGGTTGCCGATGTTCACCGGCTCAATAACATCAGACATGAGCAGGCGAAAAATTCCATCAATCAAATCATCAACGTAACAAACGCTTCGCGTCTGGCTTCCATCTCCGAACACAGTGACCGGTTCGTTGCATAGAGCTTGCGACATGAACGCGGGAATAGCACGCCCATCTTCAACTCTCATTCTTGTTCCGTAGGTGTTGAAGATGCGAACGATACGAGTGTCAACGCCGTGGTAGCGATGATATGCCATCGTGATTGCTTCGGCAAATCGTTTTGCTTCATCGTACACACCGCGCACGCCGATGGGATTAACATTTCCCCAATACGATTCTGCCTGTGGATGAATGAGCGGGTCGCCGTACACTTCGGATGTTGATGCAAGAAGGAACGTTGCGTTCTTTGCTTTTGCCAAACCGAGCGCTTTGTGTGTGCCGAGCGAACCGACTTTCAGAGTTTGAATCGGGAGTTTCAAATAATCAATCGGGCTTGCGGGCGAAGCGAAATGAAGAACGTTATGTACTTCTCCTTCGATGAAGATGTAATTCGTTACATCGTGTTTCACAAAGCGGAAACGTTCGTTGCCAAAGAGATGTGCAATGTTTGCCGAATCTCCCGTAATCAAATTATCAATGCAAATGACATGATGACCTTCGGCAAGTAATCTATCGCACAAGTGCGAGCCGAGGAAACCGGCTCCCCCCGTTACAACACTGACCGTATGATTGTTCTTCATCGTTTATTATTTCGCCCGACACTGAAATACTTGAATCCCATTTCATTCAAGATTGCCGGGTCGTAAA contains:
- a CDS encoding peroxiredoxin — its product is MALSVGNTAPNFTLVDTDRKERSLSEFLGKKTVLAFLPGAFTGVCTKEMCTFRDAAANLSTLNAQVVGISVDSPFANKAFADANKLTFPMLSDWSRETIKQYAGVHDDFAGLKGYSASKRAVFVLDANGVVKYAWISDSPGNEPPYEEVNNALTSF
- a CDS encoding SDR family oxidoreductase, which encodes MKNNHTVSVVTGGAGFLGSHLCDRLLAEGHHVICIDNLITGDSANIAHLFGNERFRFVKHDVTNYIFIEGEVHNVLHFASPASPIDYLKLPIQTLKVGSLGTHKALGLAKAKNATFLLASTSEVYGDPLIHPQAESYWGNVNPIGVRGVYDEAKRFAEAITMAYHRYHGVDTRIVRIFNTYGTRMRVEDGRAIPAFMSQALCNEPVTVFGDGSQTRSVCYVDDLIDGIFRLLMSDVIEPVNIGNPDEIPMIQLAEEIIQLANSSSKIIFKELPEDDPKVRQPDITKAKEILRWEPKVPRAEGLKKTLEYFREKLHTS
- a CDS encoding toll/interleukin-1 receptor domain-containing protein, encoding MPRRNRNKSYTIFISHSTKDRWIARQMSRLIEEKVSKYYARTFLDERDIAGGESINDTIKENLRSCDEFLILLTKNSIDRPWVLIELGGAWFGNKVIVPIIDKITPEEMPDVIAQNKAIELNDFDNYLKELILRLRKHKGNRK
- a CDS encoding DUF2279 domain-containing protein, coding for MIRLMVCGLWFVVCSSWFVTSPCLAQREKHFSINNTSVIPNESRFSLRLVERDEESVPSAITNTSILLTDKLTDTVNEEINYTRLSLVSGALVGSMTAIHIYQQNGWWKDNRTSFHFQEDLSYSLGVDKIGHFHGASALTYVISQSLQWSNVDEEQSLWYGAGGSLLFQTFLEVEDGFSTWGFDRVDFAMDVAGAAWPLAQHHVPVLDNFDLKFSYLPSDLLNRPGGTGFQGQQHLLMDDYEGQTFWLTTHFKTITPEPIKNIMPEFLCLAVGYGARDIVGTTNEPYPVWFLALDVDMTKILPQDVPWMKTLSESLNYFHLPMPAVRISPSAIWYGLYF